The Pseudomonas benzenivorans region CCATTCGTGGCCGACCAGGTCCGCCAGGGCGGCCTCCTCGGCGCGGTAGACCGGGTCGCTGCGGTCGATCCGCGAGTTGCCGCCGGAGCGGTCGTTGTACACCAGCAGCAGGGGCTGCTCGAGCCACTCGCGGCACTGCTCGGCCAGGCTCAGCAACTGCTCGCGCTCGAGGGGCCGGTGGAAGCTTTGCACCAGCAGCTGCGGGCCGTAGCGGTCCAGGGTCAGGCCGCCGGCGCCTTCCTGGCTGCCGTGGAACAGGCGGTAGCAGTCGCTGCCTTGCCCGTGCAGTTCCTCGAGCAGCGCCTGGCGGTTGTGGAGGGCGGCGCGCAGCGCCTGATCGAGAGAGGACATGCGCGGCGACTCGCTAATAGAGGGGCGCGCAGTCTAGCAAGAAAAACGCCGGCGCCTTCTTTGCGCAGTCACGCCGGCGTTAAGTCGCGCGGTGGCGGTGCTTAGCGTTCGATGGCCAGGGCCACGCCCTGGCCGCCGCCGATGCACAGGGTGGCCAGGCCCTTCTTGGCGTCGCGCTTGAGCATCTCGTGCAGCAGGGTCACCAGCACCCGGCAGCCGGAGCCGCCGATCGGGTGGCCCAGGGCGATGGCGCCGCCATTGACGTTGACCTTCTCGGCCTCCCAGCCCAGTTCCTTGCCGACCGCCAGGGCCTGCACGGCGAAGGCCTCGTTGGCCTCGATCAGGTCCAGCTGCTCCAGGCTCCAGCCGGCCTTGTCCAGGCAGCGGCGGGTGGCCGAGACCGGGGCGATGCCCATGATCGCCGGATCGACCCCGGCGTTGGCGTAGGCGGCAATCCGCGCCAGCACCGGCAGGCCGAGGGCCTCGGCCTTGGCTGCGCTCATCAGCAGCACCGCGGCGGCGCCGTCGTTGAGGCTGGAGGCATTGCCGGAGGTGACGCTGCCGTCCTTCTTGAATGCCGGCTTGATGCTGGCCAGGGACTCCAGGGTGGTGCCGGCGCGCGGCTGCTCGTCGGTGGCGAAGGCCAGGGGCTCGCCCTTGCGCTGGGGGATGAGGATCGGGGTGATCTCCTCCACGAAGCGGCCCGACTCGATGGCCGCCGCGGCCTTGCGCTGCGACTCGGCGGCGAAGGCGTCCTGCTCCTCGCGGGAAATCCCGTATTTCTCGGCCAAATTCTCTGCCGTTATGCCCATATGGTAGTCGTTGAAGGCGTCCCACAGGCCGTCGTGGATCATGCTGTCGATCAGCTTGCCGTGGCCCATGCGCAGGCCGCTGCGCATGTTGGGCACGACGTGGGGCGCCAGGCTCATGTTCTCCATGCCGCCGGCGATGATCACCTCGGCGTCGCCGCAGCGAATGGCCTGGGCCCCCAGGTGCAGGGCCTTGAGCCCGGAGCCGCAGACCTTGTTGAGGGTCAGCGCCGGTACCGCGTGGGGCAGGCCGGCGTGGATCGCCGCCTGCCGCGCGGGGTTCTGCCCGGCGCCTGCGGTGAGTACCTGGCCGAGGATCACCTCGTCGACCTGGGCGCCCTCCAGACCGCTCTGCTCGAGCAGGCGGCGGATCACCGCGGCGCCCAGCTCGACGGCCGGAATGCCGGACAGCGAGCCCTGGAAGCTGCCGATGGCGGTGCGGGTGGCGGCGACGATGACGACTTCTTGCATGATCGATCCTCACGAATGGCGGGCGCGGCAGGCCGCGAAGGAGGGCTATGTTGGCACAGAGCCCAGGCCGCCGGCCAGCGGCCGAACCGCCCGGTCAGGTGCTTGGCGCCTGGCGCAGGGGGCAGCGCCCCGTCGCGGTGGACGGGGCGGCGGTTGCCTCGTTCAGCGATTGAGGCGCTGGTCGATCAGGCCGTCGACCACCGAGGGATCGGCCAAGGTCGAGGTGTCGCCGAGGCTGTCCAGCTCGTTGCAGGCGATCTTGCGCAGGATGCGCCGCATGATCTTGCCGGAGCGGGTCTTCGGCAGGCCCGGGGCCCACTGCAGCAGTTCCGGCTTGGCGAAGCTGCCGATTTCCTTGCCGACCAGGGCCAGCAGTTCTTTCTTCAGCTCGTCGCTCGGCGCCACCCCGTTCATCGGCGTGACGAAGGCGTAGATGCCCTGGCCCTTGACGTCGTGGGGGTAGCCGACCACCGCGGCCTCGGCCACCGCGTCGTGCAGCACCAGGGCGCTTTCCACCTCGGCGGTGCCGATGCGGTGGCCGGAGACGTTGATCACGTCGTCGACCCGGCCGGTGATCCAGTAGTAGCCGTCCTCGTCGCGGCGGGCGCCGTCGCCGCTGAAGTAGTAGCCGGGGTAGGGCTTGAAGTAGGTGTCGATCAGTCGCTGGTGGTCGCCGTAGACGCTGCGGATCTGGCTCGGCCAGCTGGCCTTGATCGCCAGCACGCCGGCGCCCGGCCCCTCGATTTCCTGGCCCTGGTCGTCCAGCAGCACCGGCTGTACGCCGAAGAACGGGCGGGTCGCCGAGCCGGGCTTGAGGTCGGTGGCGCCGGGCAGCGGGGCGATCATGATGGCGCCGGTCTCGGTCTGCCACCAGGTGTCGACGATCGGGCAGCGGCGCTCGCCGACCACGTTGAAGTACCACTCCCAGGCTTCCGGGTTGATCGGCTCGCCCACCGAGCCGAGCAGGCGCAGGCTGCTGCGCGAGGTGCTCTTGACCGGCCCCTCGCCCTCGCGCATCAGGGCGCGGATGGCGGTCGGCGCGGTGTAGAAGATATTGACCTGGTGCTTGTCGATGACCTGCCAGAAGCGCGAGGCGTCCGGGTAGTTCGGCACGCCCTCGAAGATCAGGCTGGTGGCGCCGTTGGCCAGGGGGCCGTAGACGATGTAGCTGTGGCCGGTGACCCAGCCGACATCGGCGGTGCACCAGTAGATGTCGCCGTCGTGGTAGTCGAACACGTACTTGTGGGTCATCGCCGCCTGCAGCAGGTAGCCGCCGGTGGTGTGCAGCACGCCCTTGGGCTTGCCGGTGGAGCCCGAGGTATAGAGGATGAACAGCGGGTCTTCGGCTTCCATCGGCTCGGGCGGGCAGTCGCCGCTGGCGCCGTGCAGGGCCTCGTGGTACCAGAGGTCGCGCCCGGGATTCCAGGCGATGTCGCCCTGGGTGCGCTGCACCACCAGCACCGTGGAGACGTTCGGGCAGCTCTGCAGGGCCTTGTCGACGTTGGCCTTGAGCGGCACGTACTTGCCGCCGCGCACGCCTTCGTCGGCGGTGATCACGGTGCGGCAATCGGCATCCAGGATGCGGTCGCGCAGGGCGTCGGGGGAGAAGCCGCCGAACACCACCGAGTGCACCGCGCCGATGCGCGCGCAGGCGAGCATGGCATAGGCCGCTTCCGGGACCATCGGCATGTAGATGCACACCCGGTCGCCCTTCTGCACGCCGCGGCTCTTGAGCACGTTGGCCAGGCGGCAGACCTGGTGGTGCAGCTTGTTGTAGCTGATGTGAGCGGACTCGCTGGGGTTGTCGCCCTCCCAGATCAGGGCGATCTGTTCGCCGCGCTGCAGCAGGTGGCGGTCGATGCAGTTGTAGCTGACATTCAGCTGCCCGCCCTTGAACCAGCTGGCCTGGCCTTTGTGCATGTCGACGTGGTGCACGCTGAGCCAGGGTTTGAACCAGTCGAGGAAGGCCTTGGCCTGCTCGGCCCAGAAGCTTTCCGGCTGTTCGACCGACTGCCGGTACAGGCGCTCGTAGGCCTCGGCGTCGAGGTGGGCGCGCTGGCGCACGGCGTCGGCCACGGGGTGGCGGGTGATCTCAAACATGGCGGGTCCTTTTGTCGTTGTGTCCGCGATGCCCGTAAGGGTAGCACCCCAGCGGCGGCCGGTTTCAAGTCCCGGCCGCGGGCAGGTTCAACCGCGGTGGCGGGCGCGGAAGAAGTCGATCAGGCCCTGGGTGGACTGATCCTCGGCGGTGCTCTGTTCGGCGCCGAGCAGGCGCGAGTAGACGTTCTTGCCCAGTTCCTTGCCCAGTTCCACGCCCCACTGATCGAAGGCGTTGATGCCCCAGATCGCGCTCTGGGCGAACACCTTGTGCTCGTACAGGGCGACCAGGGCGCCGAGGCGCCGTGGACTGACCCGTTCCAGCACCAGGGTGTTGCTCGGCCGGTTGCCGGGAATCACCTTGTGCGGCGCCAGGCGCCGCACCTCGTCCTCGTCCAGGCC contains the following coding sequences:
- the acs gene encoding acetate--CoA ligase, translated to MFEITRHPVADAVRQRAHLDAEAYERLYRQSVEQPESFWAEQAKAFLDWFKPWLSVHHVDMHKGQASWFKGGQLNVSYNCIDRHLLQRGEQIALIWEGDNPSESAHISYNKLHHQVCRLANVLKSRGVQKGDRVCIYMPMVPEAAYAMLACARIGAVHSVVFGGFSPDALRDRILDADCRTVITADEGVRGGKYVPLKANVDKALQSCPNVSTVLVVQRTQGDIAWNPGRDLWYHEALHGASGDCPPEPMEAEDPLFILYTSGSTGKPKGVLHTTGGYLLQAAMTHKYVFDYHDGDIYWCTADVGWVTGHSYIVYGPLANGATSLIFEGVPNYPDASRFWQVIDKHQVNIFYTAPTAIRALMREGEGPVKSTSRSSLRLLGSVGEPINPEAWEWYFNVVGERRCPIVDTWWQTETGAIMIAPLPGATDLKPGSATRPFFGVQPVLLDDQGQEIEGPGAGVLAIKASWPSQIRSVYGDHQRLIDTYFKPYPGYYFSGDGARRDEDGYYWITGRVDDVINVSGHRIGTAEVESALVLHDAVAEAAVVGYPHDVKGQGIYAFVTPMNGVAPSDELKKELLALVGKEIGSFAKPELLQWAPGLPKTRSGKIMRRILRKIACNELDSLGDTSTLADPSVVDGLIDQRLNR
- a CDS encoding acetyl-CoA C-acetyltransferase, yielding MQEVVIVAATRTAIGSFQGSLSGIPAVELGAAVIRRLLEQSGLEGAQVDEVILGQVLTAGAGQNPARQAAIHAGLPHAVPALTLNKVCGSGLKALHLGAQAIRCGDAEVIIAGGMENMSLAPHVVPNMRSGLRMGHGKLIDSMIHDGLWDAFNDYHMGITAENLAEKYGISREEQDAFAAESQRKAAAAIESGRFVEEITPILIPQRKGEPLAFATDEQPRAGTTLESLASIKPAFKKDGSVTSGNASSLNDGAAAVLLMSAAKAEALGLPVLARIAAYANAGVDPAIMGIAPVSATRRCLDKAGWSLEQLDLIEANEAFAVQALAVGKELGWEAEKVNVNGGAIALGHPIGGSGCRVLVTLLHEMLKRDAKKGLATLCIGGGQGVALAIER